From Natranaerovirga hydrolytica, the proteins below share one genomic window:
- the tsaD gene encoding tRNA (adenosine(37)-N6)-threonylcarbamoyltransferase complex transferase subunit TsaD, which yields MELTKKNLILAIETSCDETSAAVVEEGKEILSNIISSQIDLHKLYGGVVPEIASRKHIEKINYVIEEALEKADKKLEDMDAIAVTYGPGLVGALLVGVASAKAIAYGLNKPLVGVHHIEGHINANYIENKDLKPPFMCLVVSGGHSHLVLVKDYGTYEIIGKTRDDAVGEAFDKVARAIGLGYPGGPKIDKLAQEGNAKAIDFPRSYLEEGSYDFSFSGIKSAVLNYLNQCKMKELSINVADISASFQDSVVEVLVNKAIQATKDYKMDQLALAGGVAANSHLRKKLAQTCKENNIKMYYPSLEYCTDNAAMIGVAAYYDYKKGVRHSYNLNAVPNLKIGQNK from the coding sequence ATAGAATTGACTAAAAAAAATTTAATACTGGCAATAGAGACATCTTGCGATGAAACATCAGCAGCAGTAGTAGAAGAAGGTAAAGAGATACTGTCTAACATTATTTCTTCACAAATTGATTTACACAAGTTATACGGAGGGGTTGTTCCAGAAATAGCCTCTAGAAAACATATTGAAAAAATTAATTATGTTATAGAAGAAGCTTTAGAAAAAGCAGATAAAAAACTAGAAGATATGGACGCCATAGCTGTTACTTATGGGCCGGGATTAGTAGGAGCTTTATTAGTTGGTGTAGCTTCTGCAAAAGCAATAGCATACGGTCTTAATAAACCTTTGGTAGGTGTTCATCATATAGAAGGACACATTAATGCAAACTATATAGAGAATAAAGATTTAAAACCACCTTTTATGTGTTTGGTGGTATCAGGTGGACACAGTCATTTGGTATTGGTAAAAGATTATGGAACCTATGAAATAATTGGAAAAACAAGAGATGATGCCGTAGGAGAAGCTTTTGATAAAGTAGCAAGAGCGATTGGTTTAGGATACCCAGGAGGCCCTAAAATAGATAAGTTAGCCCAAGAAGGCAATGCAAAAGCAATTGACTTTCCAAGATCATACCTAGAAGAAGGGTCTTATGACTTTAGTTTTAGTGGTATTAAATCAGCAGTACTCAATTATTTGAATCAATGTAAAATGAAAGAGCTATCTATAAATGTAGCTGATATTTCTGCTTCCTTTCAAGACTCTGTGGTGGAAGTGCTTGTGAATAAAGCCATTCAAGCAACAAAGGACTACAAAATGGATCAATTGGCATTAGCAGGAGGTGTAGCAGCTAATTCCCATTTAAGGAAAAAGTTGGCTCAAACTTGTAAAGAAAACAACATAAAAATGTATTACCCATCATTAGAGTACTGTACCGATAATGCAGCGATGATAGGTGTAGCAGCTTATTATGATTATAAAAAAGGTGTAAGACACAGCTATAACTTAAACGCTGTCCCCAATTTGAAAATTGGTCAAAACAAATAA
- a CDS encoding DUF6715 family protein codes for MRKLIAILIMIGLAVFFYFYVSNLSQTDTPSNTRLERITNHDLTYEYPNSPREVIVLFNQILAYIYSDHIVEDEVEVILLQQRKLMSDNLLSNNPFSVHQERVISEIKDNKENRRRIIESRIQDITPDSYFGEENEFCRVKVIYYLAEENRSNINVYHEYTLEKDENSRWKILGWEDTEQFEIVGE; via the coding sequence ATGAGAAAGCTTATAGCAATTTTGATTATGATTGGTTTAGCAGTTTTTTTCTACTTTTATGTCAGTAATTTATCCCAAACAGATACACCCAGTAATACAAGATTAGAAAGAATTACAAACCATGACTTGACGTACGAATATCCCAATTCACCAAGAGAAGTCATTGTGCTATTTAATCAAATATTAGCTTATATTTATAGCGATCATATTGTAGAAGATGAAGTAGAGGTTATCTTGTTACAACAAAGAAAATTGATGTCGGATAACTTGCTATCCAACAATCCCTTCAGTGTTCATCAAGAAAGGGTTATTAGTGAAATAAAGGACAATAAAGAAAATAGAAGAAGAATCATAGAATCCAGAATACAAGACATTACGCCAGATAGTTATTTTGGTGAAGAAAATGAGTTTTGTAGAGTAAAAGTAATCTATTACTTAGCAGAAGAAAATCGATCAAACATCAATGTATACCATGAATACACTTTGGAAAAAGATGAAAATTCAAGATGGAAAATACTTGGATGGGAAGATACAGAACAGTTTGAAATAGTAGGTGAATAG
- a CDS encoding ribonuclease Z, translating to MLDLCLLGTGGMMPLPYRWLTSLMLRCNGSSLLIDAGEGTQIAIKEKGWSFNPIDVICITHFHGDHIGGLPGLLLTIGNSDRKEPITIIGPKGIEKVVKQLRVIAPELPFELKFIELTHKGETIKIKDYTIEAFKVNHNITCYGYNIIIERQGKFIVEKAIENDIPKSLWSRLQKGEVLELEGRRYTPDLVLGEKRKGLKVTYCTDTRPTDAIEAFAKDADLFICEGMYGEQDKQNKAKEYKHMTFLEAANLAHKANVNELWLTHFSPSLVRPQEYLKDILPIFKNAVVGKDGMSKMLAFEED from the coding sequence ATGTTAGATTTATGTTTGCTAGGAACAGGAGGAATGATGCCCCTACCGTATAGATGGTTAACTTCTTTGATGCTAAGATGTAATGGCAGTAGTTTATTAATAGATGCTGGAGAAGGCACGCAAATCGCTATAAAAGAAAAAGGGTGGAGTTTTAATCCTATTGATGTCATTTGTATTACTCACTTTCATGGTGACCATATAGGTGGGTTACCTGGGTTGTTATTAACCATTGGGAATTCAGATCGAAAAGAACCCATAACAATCATCGGACCCAAGGGTATAGAAAAGGTGGTCAAACAACTCAGAGTGATTGCCCCAGAATTACCATTTGAATTAAAGTTTATAGAGCTAACCCACAAAGGCGAGACCATAAAAATTAAAGATTATACCATTGAGGCATTTAAAGTAAACCATAACATAACCTGCTATGGTTATAACATAATAATAGAAAGACAAGGGAAATTCATTGTTGAAAAAGCCATTGAAAATGATATTCCCAAATCATTATGGAGTAGACTTCAAAAAGGCGAAGTATTAGAGTTGGAAGGTCGTAGGTACACACCAGACTTAGTATTGGGAGAAAAAAGAAAAGGTTTAAAAGTAACGTATTGTACCGATACAAGACCAACAGATGCCATAGAAGCATTTGCAAAAGATGCAGATTTGTTTATATGTGAAGGGATGTATGGTGAACAAGATAAGCAAAACAAGGCAAAAGAATACAAACATATGACATTCTTAGAAGCGGCTAATCTTGCCCATAAAGCAAATGTGAATGAACTATGGTTAACACATTTTAGTCCATCTTTAGTTAGACCACAAGAATACTTAAAAGATATACTACCCATATTTAAAAATGCTGTAGTAGGCAAAGACGGTATGTCTAAGATGCTAGCTTTTGAAGAGGATTAA
- the tkt gene encoding transketolase, whose product MKSIDNLTINTIRMLSVEAVEKAKSGHPGLPMGAAPMAYELWAKHMKHNPSNPDWINRDRFILSAGHGSMLLYSLLHLFGYGLELDDLKAFRQWGSKTPGHPEYGHTVGVETTTGPLGAGFANGVGMAMAEAHLATKFNKKEYDLIDHYTYVLVGDGCLMEGITNEAASLAGTLQLDKFIVLYDSNKISIEGDTDIAFTEKVGKRFEALNFQVLTVEDGNDIEAIGKAIAEAKADNKRPSFIEIKTQIGYGCPNKQGTADAHGAPLGEENIECTKEYLKWVSDQPFHVPEEVYEYMKELRNKGSKEEALWNEKFETYKKAFPELAKEWDTYFSQDIAVDLLKDEDFWAFEDKPMATRSVSGEVINRLKDKIPNLIGGSADLSPSTKTLMNNESSFSSKDYSGRNLHFGVREMAMAGIGNGMYLHGGLKVYVSTFFVFSDYFKPMARLAALMEIPLTYVLTHDSIGVGEDGPTHEPIEQLASLRSTPNFIVFRPADATETAAGWYKAITSKTEPVALVLTRQNLPQLKETSKEALKGGYILLDSQKEQPDVILMASGSEVELIYKAHQVLKDEGIDARVISMPSFELFDQQSESYKESVLPKGVRKRIAVEAAATYGWHKYTGIDGDIIGLDHFGASAPGGTLFEKFGYTVENVVERTKSMVNKY is encoded by the coding sequence ATGAAATCTATAGATAATTTGACAATTAATACAATAAGAATGCTTTCTGTAGAAGCAGTAGAGAAAGCAAAATCTGGGCATCCTGGATTACCTATGGGAGCAGCTCCTATGGCATATGAACTTTGGGCGAAACATATGAAACACAATCCTTCTAATCCAGACTGGATCAATAGAGATCGATTCATTTTATCAGCAGGACATGGTTCTATGTTATTATACTCATTATTACATTTGTTTGGGTACGGTTTAGAATTAGATGACTTAAAAGCATTTAGACAATGGGGCAGCAAAACACCTGGGCACCCTGAGTATGGACATACTGTAGGTGTAGAAACAACAACAGGACCCCTTGGAGCAGGATTTGCCAATGGTGTAGGAATGGCAATGGCAGAGGCTCATCTAGCTACAAAGTTTAACAAAAAAGAGTATGATTTAATAGATCACTATACCTATGTGTTAGTCGGTGATGGCTGTTTAATGGAAGGTATTACCAATGAAGCGGCATCCTTAGCAGGCACACTTCAATTAGATAAATTTATTGTGCTTTATGATTCAAATAAAATATCTATAGAGGGCGACACGGATATAGCTTTTACTGAAAAAGTAGGAAAACGCTTTGAGGCTTTGAACTTTCAAGTATTAACAGTTGAAGACGGTAATGATATAGAGGCAATTGGTAAAGCCATAGCAGAAGCAAAAGCAGATAACAAAAGACCATCTTTTATTGAAATTAAGACCCAAATTGGCTATGGTTGTCCCAATAAACAAGGAACGGCAGACGCACATGGTGCACCATTAGGTGAAGAAAATATTGAATGCACAAAAGAATATTTAAAATGGGTAAGTGACCAACCCTTCCATGTACCAGAAGAAGTTTACGAGTATATGAAAGAACTCAGAAATAAAGGTTCAAAAGAAGAAGCATTATGGAATGAAAAATTTGAAACTTATAAAAAAGCATTCCCAGAATTGGCTAAAGAGTGGGATACTTATTTTTCACAAGACATAGCAGTAGACTTATTAAAAGATGAAGATTTTTGGGCATTTGAAGATAAGCCAATGGCGACTAGAAGTGTTTCTGGAGAAGTCATTAATCGATTAAAAGATAAAATACCAAATTTAATTGGAGGATCGGCTGATTTATCCCCATCTACTAAAACGTTAATGAATAACGAAAGCAGTTTTTCAAGCAAAGATTATTCAGGAAGAAATTTACACTTTGGCGTTAGAGAAATGGCTATGGCAGGTATTGGTAATGGTATGTATTTACATGGCGGTTTAAAAGTATATGTTTCTACATTCTTTGTATTTAGTGATTACTTTAAACCAATGGCAAGATTAGCGGCATTAATGGAGATTCCTTTAACCTATGTGCTAACACATGATAGTATAGGCGTAGGTGAAGATGGTCCAACACATGAACCCATTGAGCAATTGGCATCTCTAAGAAGTACCCCCAATTTTATTGTGTTTAGACCAGCTGATGCAACAGAAACAGCAGCAGGGTGGTACAAAGCCATTACTTCAAAAACAGAGCCAGTAGCCTTGGTATTAACAAGACAGAATTTACCACAGTTGAAAGAGACAAGCAAAGAAGCTTTAAAAGGTGGCTATATATTATTGGATTCACAAAAAGAACAACCAGATGTTATATTAATGGCAAGTGGATCTGAAGTTGAATTAATTTACAAAGCCCATCAAGTACTAAAAGATGAAGGTATTGATGCAAGAGTCATCAGTATGCCTTCTTTTGAATTGTTTGATCAACAAAGCGAATCGTATAAAGAATCTGTCTTGCCAAAAGGCGTTAGAAAACGTATAGCAGTAGAAGCAGCAGCCACATATGGATGGCATAAATACACTGGAATTGATGGAGACATTATTGGACTCGATCACTTTGGTGCATCTGCGCCAGGGGGTACTTTGTTCGAAAAGTTTGGCTATACAGTAGAGAATGTTGTCGAAAGAACAAAATCAATGGTGAATAAATACTAA
- a CDS encoding Lon protease family protein, translating to MKEILRIAYNDLCVNIDHQSINIDKKNLSLFGQEKAIEALEFGLQINSKGYNIFLAGETGINKEKFIQHYLKTIASKQPIPNDWCYVYNFEDELNPIAISLPAGEGIIFKENVKHTIENLIEEINRWIDSEEYKEVKDKIKEEYYNEGELLLNNIKDRADSLGFYPQISESGFYFIPIIEGKKISEKAYDDLTVEEQEKIISNLSIIEEESEKIMEQVKDIKAKSEKKIEALEEDILHRIIDNAFIDSIKNYNNHNKIKKFLEDLKKDLTKDIYELIDTKETESEDLKTLISSLTKEKEDLPKKYEVNLFVDNSCLKGAPVIYCYNPTFNNIVGKVEFDNELGNLVTDFTKIKCGALHQANGGYLILNIKEVLNNTFVWDYLKKTIINETIEYENIREKLGGIPLTGLKPEEISLSTKIILMGSQSIYELLYYYDEDFEDLFKVLVEVEEDIIKDEKNMNMLLNYMDDYVKKNNLYPLNYKAKEKLLFYAIKMSGNKNKISTKVKYIENIIQESNYWCKKQRKKVIGEEHTTKAIMEKDKRISLIKEKVYEMIQDNKIKIDIEGSAIGQINGLAIMKYGEVCFAKPTRITATTYMGQSGMINIEKEAGLSGAIHSKGINILAGYLGQKYAQDSPLSLSCRICFEQNYSGIDGDSASSTELYAILSSLAQLPIKQYLAVTGSVDQKGNIQPIGGVIEKVEGFYDICKLKGFNNRQGVMIPKDNLEELILRDDILEDIKNKKFHIYAISTIEEGIELLTDKKIEEIDLLINTKLQKYYKNSIK from the coding sequence ATGAAAGAAATATTACGAATAGCGTATAATGATTTATGTGTTAATATAGACCATCAATCTATTAACATAGACAAAAAAAATCTGAGTTTATTTGGTCAAGAAAAAGCCATAGAAGCTTTAGAATTTGGTTTGCAAATAAATTCAAAAGGGTATAATATTTTTTTGGCTGGCGAAACGGGAATTAATAAGGAAAAGTTTATCCAACACTACCTAAAAACAATTGCCTCTAAACAGCCAATTCCCAATGACTGGTGTTATGTTTATAACTTTGAAGATGAGTTAAATCCAATAGCCATTAGCTTGCCTGCTGGAGAAGGTATAATATTTAAAGAAAATGTTAAGCATACCATTGAAAATTTAATCGAAGAAATTAATCGGTGGATAGACTCTGAAGAATATAAAGAAGTAAAAGACAAAATAAAAGAAGAGTATTATAATGAAGGAGAACTATTATTAAATAATATAAAAGACAGAGCAGATTCATTAGGATTTTATCCTCAGATCTCAGAGTCAGGATTTTACTTTATACCAATAATAGAAGGAAAAAAAATTAGTGAAAAAGCGTACGACGATTTAACAGTTGAAGAACAAGAAAAAATCATTTCTAATCTGAGCATTATTGAAGAAGAATCTGAAAAAATCATGGAACAAGTCAAAGATATAAAAGCAAAATCCGAAAAAAAAATAGAAGCATTAGAAGAGGATATACTGCATAGGATTATAGACAATGCTTTTATAGATTCAATTAAAAACTATAACAATCATAATAAAATAAAAAAGTTTTTAGAGGACTTAAAAAAAGATTTAACAAAAGACATATATGAATTAATTGATACAAAGGAAACCGAATCAGAGGATCTAAAAACTTTAATTAGTAGCCTAACAAAAGAAAAAGAAGATTTGCCTAAAAAGTATGAAGTTAATTTATTTGTGGACAATAGTTGTTTGAAAGGCGCTCCAGTCATCTATTGTTATAACCCCACGTTTAACAATATAGTAGGAAAAGTAGAATTTGATAATGAGCTGGGTAATTTAGTAACAGATTTTACAAAAATAAAATGTGGTGCGCTCCATCAAGCCAACGGAGGTTATTTAATACTTAACATTAAAGAGGTATTAAATAATACATTTGTATGGGATTATTTAAAAAAAACCATTATAAATGAAACCATAGAATATGAAAATATCCGAGAAAAATTAGGTGGCATTCCATTAACGGGTTTAAAGCCAGAAGAAATTTCATTAAGCACTAAGATTATATTAATGGGCAGCCAAAGTATTTACGAACTTTTATATTATTATGATGAAGATTTTGAAGATCTATTTAAAGTCCTTGTTGAAGTAGAAGAAGATATTATAAAAGATGAAAAGAATATGAATATGTTGTTGAATTATATGGATGATTATGTTAAGAAAAATAATCTCTATCCTCTTAATTACAAAGCTAAAGAAAAACTTTTGTTTTATGCCATAAAAATGTCTGGAAATAAAAATAAAATATCAACTAAAGTCAAATACATTGAAAATATCATACAAGAATCAAATTACTGGTGCAAAAAGCAAAGAAAAAAAGTGATTGGTGAAGAACATACGACGAAAGCTATCATGGAAAAAGACAAAAGGATTAGTTTAATTAAAGAGAAAGTCTATGAGATGATACAAGACAATAAAATAAAAATAGATATTGAGGGCAGTGCGATTGGTCAGATTAACGGTTTAGCCATTATGAAATACGGAGAAGTTTGTTTTGCAAAGCCTACAAGGATTACAGCAACCACTTATATGGGGCAAAGTGGTATGATTAATATTGAAAAAGAAGCAGGATTAAGTGGCGCCATACACAGCAAAGGCATTAATATTCTAGCGGGATATTTAGGTCAAAAATACGCTCAAGACAGCCCCCTTTCTCTAAGTTGTAGAATTTGCTTTGAACAAAATTATTCAGGAATTGATGGTGACAGTGCATCTAGTACAGAATTATACGCTATATTATCTAGTTTAGCCCAATTACCTATCAAACAGTATTTAGCAGTTACAGGATCAGTGGATCAAAAAGGCAACATTCAACCCATTGGCGGTGTCATAGAGAAAGTGGAAGGGTTTTATGATATATGCAAATTAAAAGGATTCAATAATCGACAAGGTGTTATGATTCCAAAAGACAATTTAGAAGAATTGATTTTAAGAGATGACATATTAGAAGATATTAAAAACAAGAAATTTCATATATATGCCATCAGTACCATAGAAGAAGGCATTGAATTATTAACAGATAAAAAGATAGAAGAAATAGACTTACTCATTAATACAAAGCTACAGAAATATTATAAGAATAGTATAAAGTAA
- the rimI gene encoding ribosomal protein S18-alanine N-acetyltransferase produces the protein MINIRKMSYEDIDQMVIIEQKNFSNPWSKNSFVQELNNNLATYFVACDKERVIGYGGIWYIIDEGHITNIVVDEKYQRQGIGQQIVENILKVSKEKNIKRCTLEVRVSNKAAIALYNKLGFVQLGIRKNYYTNPTEHAIIMWKEIS, from the coding sequence ATGATTAATATAAGAAAAATGAGTTATGAAGATATTGATCAAATGGTTATTATTGAACAAAAAAACTTTAGCAACCCATGGTCTAAAAATTCATTTGTACAAGAATTAAATAATAATTTGGCAACTTACTTTGTAGCTTGTGATAAAGAAAGGGTTATAGGGTATGGTGGTATTTGGTACATCATAGATGAAGGACATATTACAAACATTGTTGTAGATGAAAAGTATCAAAGGCAAGGGATTGGTCAACAAATCGTTGAAAATATATTAAAAGTAAGCAAAGAAAAAAACATAAAAAGGTGTACATTAGAAGTACGAGTATCTAATAAGGCAGCCATTGCATTATATAACAAATTAGGTTTTGTTCAATTAGGTATTAGAAAAAATTATTATACCAATCCTACAGAACATGCAATCATAATGTGGAAAGAAATATCATAA
- the tsaB gene encoding tRNA (adenosine(37)-N6)-threonylcarbamoyltransferase complex dimerization subunit type 1 TsaB: protein MKILAIESSGLTASVAVMTTEDLIGEYTLNCKKTHSQTLMPLIEQLNKDIDLTLKDIDAIAISEGPGSFTGLRIGAATAKGLAFSLNIPILSVSSIDGLANNILCEHSIICPIMDAKRNQIYTALYKREKGQLNKITDSKVIDIETLIEELKTYDQQVTFNGDGVEVYKEIIEQSSLLSVFAPKNLMKQKASSIGDLALSDYGLVKKVKANDFVPVYLRKSQAEREYEQRIKNND from the coding sequence ATGAAAATACTTGCCATAGAAAGTTCGGGACTAACAGCTTCTGTAGCTGTTATGACAACAGAAGATTTAATTGGAGAATACACACTCAATTGTAAAAAAACCCACTCACAAACACTTATGCCCTTAATAGAGCAATTAAATAAAGACATTGATCTGACTTTAAAAGACATTGATGCCATTGCCATATCTGAAGGACCAGGTTCCTTTACAGGACTAAGAATAGGCGCAGCAACAGCAAAAGGTTTAGCCTTTTCTTTAAATATTCCTATTCTATCGGTTTCCTCTATAGATGGATTAGCCAACAATATCTTATGTGAGCATTCCATTATATGTCCAATAATGGATGCAAAACGCAATCAAATTTATACAGCCTTGTATAAACGTGAAAAGGGTCAATTAAATAAAATAACAGATTCTAAGGTCATAGATATAGAAACATTAATAGAAGAATTAAAAACATATGATCAACAAGTTACTTTTAACGGAGACGGCGTAGAGGTGTATAAAGAAATCATAGAGCAATCCAGTCTATTAAGCGTATTTGCGCCTAAGAATTTAATGAAACAAAAAGCGAGTTCTATTGGAGATTTAGCATTATCAGATTATGGACTCGTAAAAAAAGTAAAGGCCAATGACTTTGTGCCTGTCTACTTAAGAAAATCTCAAGCAGAAAGAGAATATGAGCAAAGGATTAAAAATAATGATTAA
- the tsaE gene encoding tRNA (adenosine(37)-N6)-threonylcarbamoyltransferase complex ATPase subunit type 1 TsaE: MILETYTTEETYKIGEQLGREAKKGQVFCLTGDLGVGKTVFSKGFATGLGITQHISSPTYTIVHEYDEDKVPFYHFDVYRIEDVEEMEEIGYEEYFYSQGISLVEWADKIKEIIPQEAIWIKIEKDLEKGLEYRKITID, translated from the coding sequence ATGATATTAGAAACCTATACAACTGAAGAAACGTATAAAATTGGAGAACAACTAGGAAGAGAAGCAAAAAAGGGACAAGTCTTTTGTTTGACAGGAGATTTAGGTGTTGGCAAAACTGTTTTTTCAAAAGGATTTGCAACGGGATTAGGCATAACCCAACATATTAGTAGCCCTACATATACCATTGTACACGAATATGATGAGGACAAAGTGCCCTTTTATCATTTTGACGTTTATCGAATAGAAGATGTAGAAGAAATGGAAGAAATAGGGTATGAAGAATACTTCTATTCACAAGGGATATCTTTAGTAGAATGGGCAGATAAAATAAAAGAAATTATACCTCAAGAAGCCATATGGATTAAGATAGAAAAGGATTTGGAAAAAGGTCTAGAGTATAGAAAAATAACCATAGATTAA
- a CDS encoding YcxB family protein, with protein MSKSMDEQVEVTIKEEDMYQFMLHCEYKRVMGIVYLLISITCLVLFPFSLIWGDTALTLLLLAGGLFHTLFTPLSLKLKAKRQVLMNEAYKEPFLYTINEDGLVIEQKENKFEYQWEELLKVVQTKTLVLFFLNKRLAFIMPIRNCEESIEDILSILKEQVPEKKLNLR; from the coding sequence ATGTCAAAATCAATGGATGAACAAGTAGAAGTGACCATAAAAGAAGAAGATATGTATCAATTTATGCTACACTGTGAATATAAAAGGGTTATGGGGATTGTATATTTATTAATTAGTATAACTTGTCTGGTCTTATTTCCTTTTTCATTAATATGGGGGGATACAGCCTTAACCCTACTTTTACTTGCTGGGGGATTGTTTCATACATTGTTCACACCATTGTCACTCAAATTAAAAGCAAAAAGGCAAGTGCTGATGAATGAAGCGTACAAAGAGCCTTTTCTTTATACAATCAATGAAGATGGACTGGTTATAGAACAAAAAGAAAATAAATTTGAATACCAATGGGAAGAATTATTAAAAGTGGTACAAACTAAAACATTAGTCTTATTCTTTTTAAACAAAAGGCTGGCTTTTATTATGCCCATTAGAAATTGTGAAGAATCCATAGAAGATATATTGTCTATATTAAAAGAACAAGTACCTGAGAAAAAATTAAATTTAAGATAG